TGCTGTAGTCTCGCGTGAACCCGCCAAAGGCTGTAACGTCTTTTGGGTACTTCATTCGGCCCAGGAGGGGCGAAACACTGTTGTGAGGGAAAATTTATGCTTAGGCTTCCACCCATACGGCGGCGCAGAGGTGGCATTTTTGCCACTCTGGCCGCCTTTTTTACTGTAGCAATCATGCTTTTCGGGATCGGCGGGGCCTCAGCGTTGAGCGCATCGGCCGCTCCTGCCACCCCGGCAAATGTTATTTCCGCACCCACAAAAGCGCTCCAAGGCGATGTTAAAGGCAAGACCTTTTCAATTGCTACTGACACCACTTTTGCCCCGTTTGAGTTCCGGGACGGGAGCGGTGAGCTGGTCGGTATCGACATGGACCTGCTGCGGGCCATTGCCGTAGACCAAGGCTTCGAAGTGGATATTAAATCACTGGGCTTTGACGCTGCATTGCAAGCGCTGCAGTCCAACCAGGTGGCGGGCGTTATTGCCGGCATGTCCATTACGGATGAGCGGAAGCAGATCTTTGACTTCTCCGCACCTTACTTTGACTCCGGCGTGCAAATGGCGGTCGCCACTAACAACGGCGAGATCACTTCCTATGCGGATCTGAAAGGCAAGACTGTCACAGCTAAGCGTGGCAGTGAAGGCGAGTCCTTTGCTAACTCGATTAAGGCTGAGTACAACTTTACGGTAAAGGCTTTGGCTGATTCGGCCACTATGTACGACGACGTTAAAGCAGGCAACTCTGTGGCAGTCTTCGATGACTACCCGGTGCTGGCCTACGGTGTCAGCCAGAATAATGGCCTGAAAATCGTTACGGACAAAGAACAGGGCAGCTCCTACGGATTTGCCGTTAACAAGGGCCAAAACCCGGAACTGCTAGCCGCCTTTGACGCTGGTCTGAGCAACTTGAAGGCCAATGGCGAGTACGACAAGATTCTCGACAAATACCTGGCTAAGTCCGAAGTTGCCGAACAGGTCAGCTTTTTGCAACTCGTCAAGGATAGTTTTCCAGCCCTGATGAAGGGGCTATGGCTGACAATGGTCGCCACGGTGCTCTCATTGGCCATTGCGCTGGTACTGGGTATCCTCTTTGGATTCTTCAAGGTGGCCGAGAGCAGGATTCTGCGCGGCATTGCCACGACGTACGTTTCTATCTTCCGTGGAACTCCGCTGCTAGTCCAAGCGTTCTTCTTCTACTTTGGTTTGCCGCAGATGACAGGGCAGCCAATCGATGTTCTCAGTGCCGGCGTTTTGACACTGAGTCTTAACGCTGGTGCCTATATGACAGAGATTGTCCGTGGCGGCATTCAATCCGTTGACCCTGGACAATTGGAAGCCAGCCGCAGCCTGGGCTTAGGGTACGTCACCTCCATGCGCCGTGTAGTGGTGCCGCAGGCTGTGAAGATTATGACGCCGTCGTTCATCAACCAGTTCGTCATCACGCTCAAGGACACCTCGTTGCTGGCCGTCATTGGCTTCGCGGAGCTGACGTATCAGGGCCAACAGATTTACGCGTCCAACTTCCGCACGGGTGAGACACTGCTGATTGTGGCGGCTCTGTACTTTATTGTGATCTCGATCTTGACCCAGCTTTCCAACGCTTTGGACAGGAAGTTCAACAAATGAGCGAAAAAAACGCGAAAATCAGTGTCCGTCAACTGAAGAAGTCGTTTGGCTCCAATGAAGTCCTCAAAGGCTTGGACGTTGATATTGCCGAAGGCGAGGTGGTATGCGTAATTGGGCCATCAGGTTCGGGTAAATCAACGTTCCTGCGCTGCCTGAACAAGCTTGAGGACATTACTGCCGGTACTGTCACGATCAGCGGTGTTGACCTGACCGATGCAGACGTTGATTTGAACACCGTCCGGGCAAACATTGGCATGGTCTTTCAGCACTTCAACCTGTTCCCGCACATGTCAGTGATCCAAAACATCATGCTGGCGCCGGTGGAACTCAAGAAATTGGACAAGGCCGGGGCAAGGGCTCAGGCGATGAAGCTGCTTGAACGGGTTGGGCTTGTCGAGAAAGCCGATGCTCGGCCGGCATCGCTTTCCGGCGGGCAGAAACAGCGTGTGGCCATTGCACGTGCCCTGGCTATGAACCCCGACATCATGCTCTTCGATGAGGCTACCAGCGCTTTGGACCCGGAAATGGTCGGGGAGGTGTTGGCGGTTATTCGCGATCTGGCCGCCGAGGGCATGACAATGGTGGTAGTCACGCATGAGATGGGCTTTGCTCGCGAAGTGGCTGACAGGGTTGTCTTCATGGACGAGGGGCTTATCTGCGAGGAAGGCACTCCGGAAGAAATGTTCTCAAACGCCCAGCAGCCGCGATTGCAGGATTTTCTGGCCAAGGTTCTCTAGCGGGAGCGCAAAGGTGGCCGGCCAGTGGGCTGGCCACCTTTTGCGTGTAGATTTATTGGTTGGGCGCACCACGCCGGCACAACAGTTTAGGAGCGTATGTGATGGACATGCAGGGCATCCTCGATGGCATCGTTGATCATGTTGCACCCCTGTGCGAACGAGGAGAAGTAGCGGCCTACATTCCCAGTTTAAGTAAAGTACCGCGGGATAAATTTGGCATCTGTGTGGCCATGTCCGATGGGACAGTGTATGGGGCAGGGGACTGGCAGGAGCCGTTTTCCATTCAAAGTATTTCCAAAGTTTTTTCATTGGCTCTAGTGATGTCCTATGACTACGATTCGATCTGGCGGCGAGTTTTCCGGGAGCCCTCAGGGACACCCTTTAACTCCATGGTTCAGCTAGAAGCCGATCGGGGTATACCGCGGAACCCTTTTATCAATGCTGGTGCTCTGGTTGTCACAGACAGGCTATTGACTCTCACAGGTGATGCTGCCGGTTCGGTACGCGGGCTTGTGCGCAGGGAATCAGGATCTGCTGACGTTGATGTGGATGCGGTGGTGGCGGCCTCAGAATCGGGACACGGTCACCGGAACGCTTCAATGGCGCATTTGCTGGCCAGCTACGGCAACCTTGAGAACCCGGTTGAGGACGTTCTGGCTAACTACTTCGACCAGTGCGCCCTTGAAATGAGCTGTGAGGACCTAGCCAAGGCATCACTGTTCCTAGCCCGTCATGGCGTCTCTTCGGGCGGTACACCGTTCCTGAGCCCCAATCAAAGCAAGCGTGTCAACGCTGTGATGCTCACTTGTGGCACCTATGACGCTGCGGGGGAGTTTGCCTACCGTGTGGGTGTGCCATGCAAAAGCGGTGTGGGCGGCGGTATCGTAGCCATTGTTCCTGGCCGCTGCTCGGTCACCGTATGGGGCCCTGCGCTGGGCCCCAACGGTAATTCAATGGCAGGCATTGCGGCGTTGGATGAGTTCACCGCCCGTACCGACTGGTCCATTTTTTAGGTTTTTTTACTCTGCATTTTCACTGTTTTCTGCGGTGAGAGAGGTGATCTCACTGCTCCACTGCACTCACAGGTAATTCACAGCTTGAATAAGTAGCGTGGAAATCGTCACCAGTTGGATTGATCTTTAAGGAGGGCCCCATGGGACTCGGAGATAAAATTAGCAACAAGGCAGAGGAAATGACC
This genomic window from Arthrobacter sp. TMP15 contains:
- a CDS encoding amino acid ABC transporter substrate-binding protein/permease — translated: MLFGIGGASALSASAAPATPANVISAPTKALQGDVKGKTFSIATDTTFAPFEFRDGSGELVGIDMDLLRAIAVDQGFEVDIKSLGFDAALQALQSNQVAGVIAGMSITDERKQIFDFSAPYFDSGVQMAVATNNGEITSYADLKGKTVTAKRGSEGESFANSIKAEYNFTVKALADSATMYDDVKAGNSVAVFDDYPVLAYGVSQNNGLKIVTDKEQGSSYGFAVNKGQNPELLAAFDAGLSNLKANGEYDKILDKYLAKSEVAEQVSFLQLVKDSFPALMKGLWLTMVATVLSLAIALVLGILFGFFKVAESRILRGIATTYVSIFRGTPLLVQAFFFYFGLPQMTGQPIDVLSAGVLTLSLNAGAYMTEIVRGGIQSVDPGQLEASRSLGLGYVTSMRRVVVPQAVKIMTPSFINQFVITLKDTSLLAVIGFAELTYQGQQIYASNFRTGETLLIVAALYFIVISILTQLSNALDRKFNK
- a CDS encoding amino acid ABC transporter ATP-binding protein; its protein translation is MSEKNAKISVRQLKKSFGSNEVLKGLDVDIAEGEVVCVIGPSGSGKSTFLRCLNKLEDITAGTVTISGVDLTDADVDLNTVRANIGMVFQHFNLFPHMSVIQNIMLAPVELKKLDKAGARAQAMKLLERVGLVEKADARPASLSGGQKQRVAIARALAMNPDIMLFDEATSALDPEMVGEVLAVIRDLAAEGMTMVVVTHEMGFAREVADRVVFMDEGLICEEGTPEEMFSNAQQPRLQDFLAKVL
- a CDS encoding glutaminase; amino-acid sequence: MDMQGILDGIVDHVAPLCERGEVAAYIPSLSKVPRDKFGICVAMSDGTVYGAGDWQEPFSIQSISKVFSLALVMSYDYDSIWRRVFREPSGTPFNSMVQLEADRGIPRNPFINAGALVVTDRLLTLTGDAAGSVRGLVRRESGSADVDVDAVVAASESGHGHRNASMAHLLASYGNLENPVEDVLANYFDQCALEMSCEDLAKASLFLARHGVSSGGTPFLSPNQSKRVNAVMLTCGTYDAAGEFAYRVGVPCKSGVGGGIVAIVPGRCSVTVWGPALGPNGNSMAGIAALDEFTARTDWSIF